gtaatttgttttaattaaaGTATCCGACAGTGTCGCTGGCTGGTTGTGATGCTCCCTCGCCTTCAGTTAACTCCACAATGAGCGGACGATTGGCGCGCACTGACATATAACATTCAACGTCATCTGATACTTCTAGTGTGTCACTCGAAGATCTAATCTCGAACTCTTCACCATTATAAGTAAGAGTCTCGTTAGTGATATTTACAGAACACTCGTTTGCCACTTCTAACATTTCACGGTGAGGTACATGCACTGCTGGACTTTCAGGCCTTTccgtatttattatttccttttctctACGATGTGTACATTTTGTTTCGATTATTTCCTTGCTCACGCTGCTCAACGTTGATGTCTCATGAGTGTTTGCCTGTGAACTTTTTTCTTCTTCGTCAAATATGCCTTGATTTAAAACTGTATTGTCTTCAGCATCATCTAATTCCGCCGCAGAGTCTGAGCTATCTCTGTCGCCAACACAATTCATATTGTTGTCTTCAGACGCGCAACTGACGGCTTCCGACTGTTCCGTAAAGAATCCATCTGATTTCATTTCGTCCTTTACGTCTGAATAATTCTGAAGCTGACTTTCCCTCAGCCTCGTTAAGCCCAAAGTACTCTGGCGTAATTTCTCGTATTCTTCTGCTTCGTATTTCTCTCTAACTCGTCTTTCCGCTTCAGGTCCTTGTTTATGCCATGCTTCTGCGCATAACCGGTCTTTTTCAAAAATTGGTCGGTCATCTAAATACTGCAGATTTTTACAGCTCACAGTTACAATCTTTCTATATGGTGATATCATCTTCACCACAGGATTTCCGGTCAAAGTCAATACTCGCAaattttccatttcataaaaaacatTCATAGCTTCCTTATCATCAATTTGATTAAAAGAAATATCCAGGACGGAGAGTTTCTTAGACATCCTTAAAATTTCAATATCTACACTCGTCTGCAATTTGTTGTGGCTTACATTCAGAGTATTAAGAGACGTTAAGTGTTCTAAATTCTCAAGTTTTGATATACAATTGTGACTCAACACTAATGTATCTAAATGAAATAAAGCATCCAAATTTTCAATCTTCTTAATCAAATTATGATGCAAATACAAACATCTGAGTTCTTTCTGGTTATCCAGGTTTTCTATTTTACGTATGCCGTTGCACTCTAACCACAAACACTTTAAACCTGTGTATTCTTCGAGATTTTCAATTTTGCTGAACCCTTTATAATGTAGATACAACACGTCGTTGAGGTACGGCGTTGAATATAAATCGAGCTTCTTGCATAGATCACGAAGAAATTTTTTCGTGATTCTGCCGAACTTGTCTCCTTCGCCTCCGTGTGCATCAATATTTGTTGCTGCAGCTGCGTCCGTCATATTTCGTGCTTGGTAGTCATCCACTGGCAACACTCTTCTCTCTTTGACTGCTCAGAGCGCACTGTTGACAACGCGCGACGTGTTACCATACCAACAGACAAAAGCGTTCACAATCCGAAAGGCTGCACTCGTAACTTGGAAACTTTGTCGCGTGCATTCTACACAGATTATATAAAAAAGAGTAATGCAAATGTATTACAATTTTTCCGAATACATCAGTATCGAAATGAAAGAAAACCAAACGTGCTGAAAATTCttagaaaagaatggaaaaatgacGCTTCCAAGTTCTCAAGGACGTATCCAGAGTTTCAACAGCCGTCATTTATCAGGGCATGTACTTTCGTGAGCACATGCGTTAACGACAGAGAGAGCAATTCTGTTAAAGAGAGTCTTGCTGTCCCTGCGTGCCGACTACCTAGATGCACCGGGGCTCGAGCACCCACAAACATAATCTTATTCTTAGtttgataaaaacaaaataaaataaatattcttcaCTTGCTATTATAAAAAAGTAATGCACTATTAAAACACTGAGATGCAATTTCAAATTTCTGACTTCTAAAGCATATCTATAATTTCCAATGCGATAGGGTCCGCAGcggcgatgaattttttgaatgatttcttgatgccttcttctttatttcctgtacgttGTACagtttaggccattttcaagtatgttACGGATGATTTTTTGGTAAAAGATtgtcatatacgtcgttgctcctatgacatcacgttatgctcataaattagttcCAGGTGTTCAAGCAACAACTGCTCGAAAATAACACGttcctaaaatagcgtgaacacctGGAAGtactggtccacccttagccttgacgacagcttccactctcgcaggcacacgttcaatcaggtttcttggggaacggcagcccattcttcacggagtgctgcactgaggatgtcagtcggtgaggcctagcaagaagtcggcgttcgaaaatatctcaaaggtgttctataggattcaggtcaggaatctgtgcaggacagtccattacagggatctcaTTGTCGTGTAACTGCTCCGCCACAGGTCGGGCATggtgaataggtgctcgatcatgttgaaagatgcagtcgccatccccgaattgctcttcaacagtgggaagcaagaaggtgcttaaaacatcaatgtaggcctatgatgagataatgccacgcaaaacaacaaggggtgcaagctcccttcatgaaaaacatgaccataccataacaccaccgcctcagaattttactattggcactacacacgctggcagacgacgttcaccgagcgttcgccatacccacacaacatttttccactgttcaatcgtccaatgtttacgctccttacacaagcgaggcgtcgtttggcatttgcaggcatgatgtgtggcttacgagcagccgctcgaccatgaaatccaagttttctcacctcccacctaactgtcagttgcagtggaccctgatgcagtgtggaattactgtgtgatggtctggatagatgtctgcctattagataTTACAacgctcttcaactgttggcggtctctgtcagtcaacatacgagataggcctgtacgcttttgtgctgtacgtgtcccttcacgtttccacttcagtatcacatcggatacagtggacctagggatgtttaggagtgtggaaatatcgcgtacagacgtatgacacaagtgacatccaatcacctggccacgttcgaagtctgagttccgcggagcgctccattctgctctctcacaatgtctaatgactactgaggtcgctgatatcgagtGCATGGCAGTAGGTggatgcacaatgcacctaatacgaaaaaacgtatgtttctaggggtggccggatacttttgatcacatagtgcaacaAGTAAAGTTAAAGTCATCCGAGCAAACTTCACAAATTCTGTGACCATTTCGCGCATGGGAacactactaaaaatatttgcagtgtGTAACAAGTTGGCCAGTTACACTTTCTTCGTTCTGCACACATCTAGAAACTTATCCCTAAGAAATTTTAGCTTGTCACTATTAAAGTATGCCCCACAGAGCTGCAGGATTCGATCAGCACCAATTTGACCAGTAGCAAAAGCTTGAAGTTGTGAAATAAGTTCCAGAACCACTGAGTCAAATCTATGATTTAGAGAATCCACGGCCTcatcagttatttaaaaaaaaatgtttgtctgtacattttctCTGGCGTTTGATACGTATGAGGATCACATTACCTTCGTCGTATCGTTTTGGCATTTTCCTTTTTCTAGGCACAATTGGTTCATAAATGTTAACCTGTTCCACTTTCCTAATGGTTTCATTCCACAAGTCAAAAAATATATCCTTTCGTGAAGCTAAACTTGCAGACAAAGTTTCcagcaatgttttgatttcctgGCATGACAACGATTTCTACTGAAAAAAAGAATGACGTTTCTCAATCCTGCGGAAAAGTGGAATTAACTTTTTCAAGGAAACAACAAATCTGAATCAACGCATGTTTGAAACATCTATCTAACTATCTGACCGACTTCACTTTTCTTACAGATCTTCCAATAATTTCACGAGAAAATCATAATTCCAACGATTTTAGTGATTTTATGCTGACATACCACCTCGTAGGGCAGAAGGGTCGCAAAGTCAGTCTGTGAACGTTTCTTACAACGCCATCCTCGTTGTCTTCTTGTAGCGATTGAAACATCGGTAGCCTCTTTGGCGAATGTCTTACAAATGATATTATTTCACGAAGGATCACCAAGATGTCACGCACTTTGCATCGCATCTTGTACTACCAACATAACATTGACCACGATAGTATTTTATGTCGAGGGATAAACGACGCCGtccggagtagccgcgcggttctaggcgctacagtgtggagccgcgcgaccgctacggtcgcaggttcgaatcctgcctcgggcatggatgtgtgtgatgtccttaggttagatgttTCGctccccccatgaactatggaccttgccgttggtggggaggcttgcgtgcctcagcgatacagatggccgtaccataggtgcaaccacaacggaggggtatctgttgagaggccagacaaacgtgtggttcctgaagaggagcagcagccttttcagtagttgcaggggcaacagtctggatgattgactgatctggccttgtaacattaaccaaaatggccttgctgtgctggtactgcgaacggctgaaagcaaggggaaactacagcctaatttttcccgagggcatacagctttactgtatgataaaatgatgatggcgtcctcttgggtaaaatattccggaggtaaaatagtcccccattcagatctctgggcgggggctactcaaggctactcaagaggacgtcgttatcaggagaaagaaaactggcgttctacggatcggagcgtggaatgtcagatcccttaatcgggcaggtaggttagaaaatttaaaaagggaaatggataggttaaagttagatatagtgggtattagtaaagttcggtggcaggaggaacaagacttgtggtcaggtgactacagggttataaacataaaatcaaataggggtaatgcaggagtaggtttaataatgaataggaaaataggaatgcgagtaagctactataaacagcatagtgaacgcattattgtggccaagatagacacaaagcccatgcctactacagtagtacaagtttatatgccaactagctctgcagatgatgaagaaactgatgaaatgtatgatgagataaaagaaggtattcaggtagtgaagggagacgaaaatttaatagtcatgggtgactggaattcgagagtaggaaaagggagagaaggaaacagagtatgtgaatatggattggggggaagaaatgaaagaggaagccgtctggtagaattttgcacagagcataacttaatcctagctaacacttggtacaagactcataaaacaaggttgtatacatggaagaatcctggagatactagaagatatcagatacattatataatagtaacacagagatttaggaaccaggttttaaattgtaagacatttccaggggcagatgtggactctgaccacaatctattggttatgagctgtagatcaaaactgaagaaactacaaaaaggtgctaatttaaggagatgtgacctggataaactgaaagaaccagcggttgtagagagtttcagggagagcataagggaacaattgacaggaatgggggaaagaaatacagtagaagaagaatgggtagctctgagggatgaagtagtgaaggcagcagacgatcaagtaggtaaaaagacgagggctaatagaaacccttgggtaacaggagaaatatttaatttaattgatgaaaggagaaaatataaaatgaagcaggcaaaaaggaatacaaacgtctcaaaaacgagatcgacagtaagtgcaaaatggctaagcagggatggctagaggacaaatgtaaggatgtagaggcttatctcactaggggtttgatagatactgcctagaggaaaattaaagagacccttagagagaagagaaccacttgtatgaatatcaagagctcagatggaaacccagttctaagcaaagaagggaaggcagaaaggtggaagaactaTATAGAGggcatatacaagggcgatgtacttgaggacaatattatggaaatggaagaggatgtagatgaagacgaaatgggagatgagatactgcgtgaagagtttgacagagcactgaaagacctgagtcgaaacaatgccctgggagtagacaacattccattagaactactgacggccttgggagagccagtcatgacaaaactctaccatctggtgagcaagatatatgagacaggcgaaataccctcagacttcaagaagaatataataattccaatcccaaagaaatcaggtgttgacagatgtgaaaattaccgaactatcagtttaatgtcacaggtgcaaaatattaacgcgaattctttaccgacgaatggaaaaacttgtagtagcggacctcggggaagatcagttgggattccgtagaaatgttggaacatgtgaagcaatactaacgttacgacttatcttagaagaaagattaagaaaaggcaaacctacgtttctagcatttgtagacttagagaaagcttttgacaatgttaactggaatactctctttcaaattctgaaggtggcaggggtaaaatacagggagcgaaaggctatttacaatttgtacagaaaccagatggcaattataagagtcgaggggcatgaaagggaagcagtggttgggaagggagtgagacagggttgtagcctctccccgatgttattcaatctgtatattgagcaagcagtaaaggaaacaaaagaaaaagtcggagtaggtattaaagtccgtggagaagaaataaaaacgttgaggttcgccgatgacattgtaattctgtcagagacagcaaaggacttggaagagcagttgaacggaatggacagtgtcttgaaaggaggatataagatgaacatcaacaaaagcaaaacgaggataatggaatgtagtcaaattaaatcgggtgatgctgagggaattagattaggaaatgagacacttaaagtagtaaaggagttttgctatttagggagtaaaataactgatgatggtcgaagtagagaggatataaaatgtagactgccaatggcaaggaaagcgtttctgaagaagagaaatttgttaacatcgagtatagatttaagtgtcaggaagtcgtttctgaaagtatttgtttggagtgtagccatgtatggaagtgaaacatggacgataaatagtttggacaagaatagaatagaagctttcgaaatgtggtgctagagaagaatgctgaagattagatgggtaggtcacataactaatgaggaggtattgaatataattggggagaagaggagtttgtggcacaacttgacaaaaagaagggacctgttggtaggacatgttttgaggcatcaagggatcacaaatttagcattggagggcagcgtggagggtaaaaatcgtagagggagaccaagggatgaatacagtaagcagattcagaagaatgtagattgcagtaagtagtgggagatgatgaagcttgcacaggatagagtagcgtggagagctgcatcaaaccagtctcagtgctgaagaccataacaacaacgtttTGCTGCACATAGCTGGATAACAACGAGGTAATTTCATTCAGTATATCATGAGAAACGCATATACATATATCAAGTTCGCTGCAGCCAAGTGGTCAAATCAGGAGCACCATCTGTTCTAAGCAGCAGCAACTCACAAAAACATTTGATGCTTCATCGGTATGACCACAAATTACTATTCCTTGCTTACTTGAAAACTGGCGGGGCGTTATCTTTAAAATCGCCTTGTGTGCATTTTTCATATCTTCTAGTTTATGGTGTACACTTTTCAGAAACTCTGAGACATTCAATTTCCCTTTGCTTCTGGGAAAATCCATTTCGAATAAATGCATTACACGATTCCTTGTCTGCTGAAGTGGCAACTGCCGACGGAAGCACTACACTGGAATCAAAAGCGCTTTTACACATACTACAGAACACTTCGTTCAATTCTTTGACGTAGTAAATCAGAGGAAATGTGTCTTTCCATCCTTCATGGTATGACTTGCCTGACAGCTTCTTGATACTTGTTGCTGTTGTACCACAGGAAGTGGCAGAAGATACATTCTCAGGTTTCTTGCTTTTTGGATGAAGACGTTTTCACT
The genomic region above belongs to Schistocerca serialis cubense isolate TAMUIC-IGC-003099 chromosome 6, iqSchSeri2.2, whole genome shotgun sequence and contains:
- the LOC126484846 gene encoding dynein axonemal assembly factor 1-like, with amino-acid sequence MTDAAAATNIDAHGGEGDKFGRITKKFLRDLCKKLDLYSTPYLNDVLYLHYKGFSKIENLEEYTGLKCLWLECNGIRKIENLDNQKELRCLYLHHNLIKKIENLDALFHLDTLVLSHNCISKLENLEHLTSLNTLNVSHNKLQTSVDIEILRMSKKLSVLDISFNQIDDKEAMNVFYEMENLRVLTLTGNPVVKMISPYRKIVTVSCKNLQYLDDRPIFEKDRLCAEAWHKQGPEAERRVREKYEAEEYEKLRQSTLGLTRLRESQLQNYSDVKDEMKSDGFFTEQSEAVSCASEDNNMNCVGDRDSSDSAAELDDAEDNTVLNQGIFDEEEKSSQANTHETSTLSSVSKEIIETKCTHRREKEIINTERPESPAVHVPHREMLEVANECSVNITNETLTYNGEEFEIRSSSDTLEVSDDVECYMSVRANRPLIVELTEGEGASQPASDTVGYFN